From Streptomyces qinzhouensis, one genomic window encodes:
- a CDS encoding MAB_1171c family putative transporter has product MRSSDYYVPSAFLALVFVAKLPALVRGRNNPLIRSVCALVATAGLCFFFGAPPTISAVNELTGIPNVSGPLVYMIMGVFDCSCLVLIVNWRGGPPDRVRRRTRQWIAVYAVATVALPVLFFLGEAPEERLRDLDTYYATTPYIREMIVLYLGAHLLSATVTTVLCLRWARHVGGWLRAGLTVLVCGFVLNWAFGATKLTAVVAAWLGGDLSALSTGAAPPVAAVGALVTAVGFLLPLVGPGLDDQATAWTSYRRLAPLWRLLRTTPGEVGGPAGESWWASPRTRRTVRETLIHDRLLTLGPRLDDGVRRRARELAAAEGASARDAEAAGLAAMVRAAVADAGTGTAEPEPAASLGWGVSAGAAALTAAVRPGNGGLVPLARAVGRSEPAGGGTGRAGVRRPPPVRSAR; this is encoded by the coding sequence GTGCGCAGCAGCGACTACTACGTCCCCTCGGCCTTCCTCGCGCTCGTGTTCGTCGCCAAACTCCCCGCGCTCGTCCGCGGCAGGAACAATCCGCTCATCCGCTCGGTGTGCGCCCTCGTCGCCACCGCGGGCCTCTGCTTCTTCTTCGGCGCGCCGCCCACCATCTCGGCCGTCAACGAACTGACCGGCATCCCGAATGTCTCCGGCCCCCTGGTCTACATGATCATGGGCGTCTTCGACTGCTCCTGCCTCGTCCTGATCGTCAACTGGCGCGGCGGGCCGCCCGACCGGGTGCGCCGCCGCACCCGGCAGTGGATCGCGGTCTACGCGGTCGCCACGGTCGCACTGCCGGTCCTGTTCTTCCTGGGCGAGGCGCCCGAGGAGCGGCTGCGCGATCTGGACACGTACTACGCCACCACCCCGTACATCCGCGAGATGATCGTCCTCTACCTCGGCGCGCATCTGCTCTCCGCCACCGTCACCACCGTGCTCTGTCTGCGCTGGGCGCGGCATGTCGGCGGCTGGCTACGGGCCGGACTGACCGTTCTGGTCTGCGGATTCGTCCTCAACTGGGCCTTCGGCGCCACCAAGCTGACGGCCGTCGTCGCCGCCTGGCTGGGGGGCGATCTATCGGCGCTGAGCACCGGTGCCGCACCGCCCGTCGCGGCCGTCGGCGCCCTGGTCACCGCGGTCGGCTTTCTGCTCCCGCTGGTCGGACCCGGCCTCGACGACCAGGCGACGGCCTGGACGAGCTACCGGAGACTGGCGCCGCTGTGGCGGCTGCTCCGCACGACACCGGGGGAGGTGGGCGGTCCGGCGGGCGAGTCCTGGTGGGCCTCGCCCCGGACCCGCCGTACGGTACGGGAGACCCTCATCCACGACCGGCTGCTCACCCTCGGGCCCCGGCTCGACGACGGTGTACGGCGGCGGGCCCGCGAGCTGGCCGCCGCGGAGGGCGCGTCCGCCCGGGACGCCGAGGCCGCCGGGCTCGCCGCGATGGTCCGGGCGGCCGTCGCCGATGCGGGGACGGGGACGGCGGAACCGGAACCGGCCGCATCACTGGGATGGGGTGTCTCGGCCGGGGCCGCGGCGCTGACGGCGGCGGTCCGGCCGGGCAACGGCGGCCTCGTCCCCCTGGCCAGGGCGGTGGGACGGTCCGAGCCCGCGGGCGGCGGGACCGGCCGGGCCGGGGTGCGCCGCCCGCCGCCCGTCAGATCCGCTCGATGA